From the Syntrophales bacterium genome, the window CCTTCAGCAAAAGCATGTAAACAGAGGCCTCCTTTGACTGTATTCACCGCAGTGAATACAGTATCATCGGGTATTAGCCCATCTTTCGATGAGTTATCCCCAACTAAAGGGCAGATTATCCACGCGTTACTCACCCGTTCGCCACTTTACTCATTCGCCGAAGCGAACTTTCTCGTACGACTTGCATGTGTTAGGCACGCCGCCAGCGTTTGTTCTGAGCCAGGATCAAACTCTCCAATTTTAAATTCTTTCTTAGAGAGATAAATCTCTAACTTTTTCAAAAATAAAAGGACCCACAAATTAACTATCCCACTATTCAACTGTCAAAGAACTTTTTAAAAAGACGAAATTTAATGCTAATGAAAACTATACTCTTTGTCAAGAGTTATTTCTTTTAAAATTTAACACGAAACGCCTTTTCAATCAAAGTGAACGGCGTATCTATAATTTCTTTACCGGGGTGTCAAGCTTTATTTTACAAAAAAATAAGCAATTTTAAAACAACATTTTAAATCAGCACTTTACCTCTACTTTTATTTTACACCACCCTGATTATTGCATATTTTTTCTTACCCTTTCGAAGACGGATCTCATTGCTCTGTTTAATGTCATCATTGGTTATTTTTTCATCAATCGATTGAACCCGCTTCTCGTCGATATAAATACCTCCCTGGTCGATTAGCCTTCTTGTTTCCCCCCTGGAAGCACATAAATTAGTTTCCTCAAATAGCTCAAGAATGGACGCCGTTAAAACTTCATCCTTTGATTTCACAAAAGTAGTTATTGCGGATACATCTTGAAAGGCTTCAGACCTCGGAATAGAACTTGATTTAAAGAGAGCCAGATCAACCGGTTTTAAATTAAAATTACTGACTGACTCCTTCCATGCGGATACAGCCGCCTCTTCATAATGAGTTATTTTTGTTGCCTCAAAGGCTAATACAGCCTTGGCCATATTCAATTCAGACCCTTCGAGTCTCCTTATTTCCCTAACTTCTTCCATTGGCAAAAAGGTAAACAGGGCCAAAAATCTTTCCACGTCTTTATCGTCAGCATTGATCCAGTATTGAAAATAATCATATGGCCTCGTTAGTTCCGAATCCAGCCATATAGTCCCTTTTTCTGTCTTTCCCATCTTGTGCCCCAGGGATGTTATTATAAGAGGAAATGTCATGCCGAATGCTGTTTCACCTTCGATCCTTCTTATAAGATCGGTCCCGGCTAAAATGTTACCCCACTGGTCATTCCCCCCCATCTGGAGGACACAATTATAGTGCTTAAATAGATGCCAAAAATCATAGGCCTGCAGAAGCATATAGTTGAATTCAATGAAGTTGAGGCCTGTTTCGAGACGCATTTTGT encodes:
- the tyrS gene encoding tyrosine--tRNA ligase → MYDVLSERGFIEQVTDEELISELLGENSATCYIGFDPTATSLHVGSLVPIMALAHMQRHGHRPIALIGGGTALIGDPSGKTEMRQLLTRKQIDGNAKYLKKQLSRYVDFNEGNAILLNNADWLTQLNYIEFLRDIGRHFSVNRMLAAESYKMRLETGLNFIEFNYMLLQAYDFWHLFKHYNCVLQMGGNDQWGNILAGTDLIRRIEGETAFGMTFPLIITSLGHKMGKTEKGTIWLDSELTRPYDYFQYWINADDKDVERFLALFTFLPMEEVREIRRLEGSELNMAKAVLAFEATKITHYEEAAVSAWKESVSNFNLKPVDLALFKSSSIPRSEAFQDVSAITTFVKSKDEVLTASILELFEETNLCASRGETRRLIDQGGIYIDEKRVQSIDEKITNDDIKQSNEIRLRKGKKKYAIIRVV